The nucleotide window CACCGACCTTCCGGTGGCCGTCCGTGAAGCCTTGATGGGGCGCACCTTCGTGTCGCCGATGCGGCCGCCTTCGCAGGTCGGGTTCGGCTGACGCTGGAATGTTGCCTACTTCCGTTTCCCGACATAGGGTTCTTCCACCGTGATCTTGACGAGTTGCCCGTCGCGCAGCGGTTCGGTCTCTTGCAAATTATTGGCGACCGCGACTTGCTTGGGTTTCCAGCTGGATCCGGATCTTTCTACCAGCGCCTCGAGCGTCTCCCCGGCCCGTGCTGTGACGAGACGCAACCGCTTTTCGCGAATGCTCGCCCGCTCGTCCGGCTGCAACGGCCTGAAGCTCCGGGTCACGGCGTCAAAGGCGGGATGCGTCGCGTCATAATGTTTCGTCTCGGTGATCCCGACGATCTGATAGATCAGCCCTCCGTGCGCGATCCAGGTAATGTCCGCCGTCACCTTGGAGTCTCCGAGTTTCGCTGTGGCCGCCGGGAGGCCGTTCACTCTGGTCGGCCGCGTTTTATCCACGACCGGAGACTTGCCGGCTTTCTCCAACGCGCGGGCGCCGTCCATCGGATCGGTCCCCTCTCCGACCGCCCGAATGAGGATGCCCATGTTGCCTTCTTTCGGCGCGGACGCCAACTGAACCGGCGTATTTTCCACCTGCCATTGATCCGGAAATTCGACGAAGAAATTCAGGTCCGGATGGCGGAAGATGCGCCCGTGTATGACGCCGTTGGCGGCCCGCTGGCCCACGACGAGTCCCTCGAATCGCTTCAGGAATGCATCGTGAGTGGGCGTGATCGGGTCACGCGGCGCTTGCTTGAAGTCTTTGGCCCATTTGGTCGTATTCTCGACCCGATCGGGCGTCGCCGGGTGGGAATCAAAAAAGCTGGGCCTGCGAGGTCCATCGTTCAACAACGATTCTTCCCTCCCCAACGTATTCAGGAAGATCGCCAAACCTTCAGGATTCCAACCGGCCTTGGCCGCCATTTCTTGCCCGACCTTGTCCGCCTCGGATTCCTGCGACCGGCTGTAGGGGGAGAACACCAGGCTTTGCGCAAAGTTGCCGATCCCTCCGAGCACATTGCCGACGAACGGCACGAAAAAGCCGGTTATGCCGGACACGAAGTTGGTGATCAACGCAAAGGGCCCCTGACGCGAGATCTTCTGGACACTGTGCCGGGCCGCGACGTGGCCGATCTCATGTCCGACGACTCCGGCCAGCTCATCTTCCGAATTGACCAGCGCCAAGAGTCCGCGCGAGACATAGATATAGCCTCCGGGAAGCGCGAACGCATTAGGCTCGATCATATCGACGGCGTGGAAGTGATAGTCGAGGTTCTGGCGCGGCGACTCCTTCGCCAATCGCTGTCCGACCTGATCCAGATACCCGGTCAAGGCCCGATCATCGAGCAGTCCCATTTCATCTTCGACCTTTTTCGCTTCCTCCGCGCCGATCTGTTTTTCCTGTCCAGCGGTAATCAGCGTGAACTCCGGCCATCCGCTGACCGGGTTGATCGTACAGGCGCTCGACCCGATCAACAGCAGAACCATGGCCAAGCTGCCGAAACAGATACCCCGCGCCGAACGGAATAACGACGTCATCATCATCTTCATGCCACCTTCCAGAATGGACCGGTCTTCAGAGCGGCCCGCAGTCTAACATAGTTGACCGATGTTGTTCACGACGAAGCGTCACTTTGGTAATGGGTCAGTTTGCCACCCGAAGCATCGAAGTTTGTCATTCCCGC belongs to Nitrospira sp. and includes:
- a CDS encoding M48 family metalloprotease is translated as MKMMMTSLFRSARGICFGSLAMVLLLIGSSACTINPVSGWPEFTLITAGQEKQIGAEEAKKVEDEMGLLDDRALTGYLDQVGQRLAKESPRQNLDYHFHAVDMIEPNAFALPGGYIYVSRGLLALVNSEDELAGVVGHEIGHVAARHSVQKISRQGPFALITNFVSGITGFFVPFVGNVLGGIGNFAQSLVFSPYSRSQESEADKVGQEMAAKAGWNPEGLAIFLNTLGREESLLNDGPRRPSFFDSHPATPDRVENTTKWAKDFKQAPRDPITPTHDAFLKRFEGLVVGQRAANGVIHGRIFRHPDLNFFVEFPDQWQVENTPVQLASAPKEGNMGILIRAVGEGTDPMDGARALEKAGKSPVVDKTRPTRVNGLPAATAKLGDSKVTADITWIAHGGLIYQIVGITETKHYDATHPAFDAVTRSFRPLQPDERASIREKRLRLVTARAGETLEALVERSGSSWKPKQVAVANNLQETEPLRDGQLVKITVEEPYVGKRK